From one Flavobacteriales bacterium genomic stretch:
- a CDS encoding restriction endonuclease: MGNKVITVFEHSRLKVDETYGTEEVCFTEKHFIALVRYNEAHGNRFFTVEHRKVKFSQHVGVIAVPGLTIEVLPKPDGDDDKAKWQQALIAMLKVAHGLPLHEAGHAQLALRHTSVLEYFLRLYVEEVRRLVHQGLVKRYRQKAGVSNALKGRLDLPRHLRNTVVHKERFHVIHQAYDTDHLLHAILKKGLDVVENVTHDPITMGLAQDMLWAFEDVADRPINGQTFERLFVDRKTRGYTDALQLAKLLLLNYAPDIKGGREHILSLLFDMNKLFEVVVLKLLKRAASNRPELSIKGQNSREFWNGQHIRPDIIIAEGEQIKCIIDTKWKLPKDDKPADSDLKQMYAYNLQFGSDTSVLLYPGDPFRSLPMKDYTHGARVQVPHGCSIRFIHLFDAKGGIQLNDLHTLLGNLVPLTY; this comes from the coding sequence ATGGGAAATAAGGTCATCACCGTTTTCGAGCACAGCCGGTTGAAGGTCGACGAGACCTACGGCACCGAAGAGGTATGCTTCACGGAGAAGCATTTCATTGCCTTGGTGCGATACAACGAGGCACATGGCAACCGCTTCTTTACAGTGGAGCATCGAAAGGTCAAGTTCAGCCAGCATGTCGGCGTGATCGCCGTGCCCGGCCTTACCATCGAGGTGCTACCCAAGCCCGATGGGGACGACGACAAAGCGAAATGGCAGCAGGCCCTCATTGCCATGCTCAAGGTTGCGCATGGCCTACCGTTGCATGAGGCGGGCCACGCCCAGCTGGCACTGCGGCATACCTCGGTATTGGAGTATTTCCTTCGGCTTTATGTGGAGGAGGTCCGGCGGTTGGTGCACCAGGGCCTGGTTAAACGCTACCGCCAGAAGGCTGGTGTGAGCAACGCGCTCAAAGGCCGACTGGACCTGCCACGCCATCTGCGCAACACGGTAGTGCACAAGGAGCGCTTCCACGTGATCCACCAGGCCTACGACACGGACCACCTGCTGCACGCCATCCTGAAAAAGGGCTTGGACGTAGTGGAGAATGTGACCCACGATCCCATCACCATGGGTCTTGCGCAGGATATGCTATGGGCCTTCGAGGATGTGGCCGACCGCCCCATCAATGGGCAGACTTTTGAGCGACTGTTCGTGGACCGCAAGACGAGAGGTTACACCGATGCCCTCCAGCTGGCAAAGCTGCTCCTGTTGAACTATGCCCCGGACATCAAGGGTGGCCGTGAGCACATCCTGAGCCTGCTGTTCGACATGAACAAGCTGTTTGAGGTGGTGGTGCTGAAGCTGCTAAAACGGGCTGCCAGCAACCGCCCGGAACTTTCCATCAAAGGCCAGAACAGCCGGGAGTTCTGGAACGGCCAACACATCCGGCCGGACATCATCATTGCGGAAGGCGAACAGATCAAGTGCATCATCGATACGAAGTGGAAACTGCCCAAGGACGACAAGCCAGCCGATTCTGACCTGAAACAGATGTATGCCTACAACCTCCAATTCGGTTCAGACACAAGCGTACTCCTTTACCCGGGTGATCCGTTTCGGAGCCTGCCCATGAAAGACTACACGCATGGAGCAAGAGTGCAGGTGCCGCACGGCTGCTCCATCCGGTTCATTCACCTGTTCGATGCGAAAGGTGGAATCCAGCTGAATGACCTGCACACACTACTAGGCAATCTGGTGCCGCTAACATATTGA
- a CDS encoding nucleotide pyrophosphohydrolase, with the protein MKQLLLDRRLRSSILTRRALAGRTITARAIRSRLAEAPLEHTQWAKDADLPTLASEHRDALAEEMADIATLRLYPEPVEGYLAHDLRVDLETAVRQKLVKNAAKYPVEKAKGVATKYDRL; encoded by the coding sequence ATGAAACAGTTGCTCCTCGATCGGAGACTTCGCTCCAGTATCCTCACTCGTCGCGCCTTGGCTGGCCGAACGATCACCGCTCGTGCCATCCGTTCGAGGTTGGCCGAGGCACCCTTGGAGCACACCCAATGGGCGAAGGATGCCGACCTGCCCACACTGGCCAGCGAGCACCGCGATGCACTGGCCGAAGAGATGGCCGACATTGCCACCCTGCGACTTTACCCTGAGCCTGTCGAAGGGTACCTCGCACACGACCTGCGCGTGGACCTCGAAACCGCCGTGCGCCAGAAGCTGGTGAAGAACGCCGCCAAGTACCCCGTGGAGAAGGCGAAGGGCGTGGCGACGAAGTATGATCGGTTGTGA
- a CDS encoding EVE domain-containing protein produces the protein MKLNRSTAPRLFQEECLAVWVYNRKESGAITASLSELRILLAKLTFRNENWWGMKLRNAASALGNGPPSGNERNLTEIRKAEELRMSDPSKSIAECMGAFKLRPIRAEFATLFGDTVPYEQNVDQIVQDYRSEPSNGSSDRLSKLFDQYGAFVKGSEYDEIYKWQIAKTVQDNWDLDAPDLATMIDRSFSHRHQNLWSGQNFLPKRMLLEWAKRDSADCRLALRQLIHGEAPLADRMRGFAEHAKRSLMAARPDKELSTYQDVRAMSLWLGMVLPEKFYLYKASTVSGFIQRTGHAPLAKPGDKYTSIDAYYELCEEVRALLLARPDIVETHRSIRDDSCHADTEHHLLVQDFIYFVAERPEPIEGERPVHYWLFAPGPNATYWNEFQEKGIMALGWDELGDFAQFASVAEVADELRKLDGTTGSKKNDANAVFDLVNTIAVGDVIIAKRGREEYLGYGIVDSEHYYDEGRAAYKNCRPVNWKHTGSWPEVEGPIVMKTLTDITKYPDYVARLTELIGIDGATGSPVVREPNYWVFQGNPKYYDAAGALRAGAAKSWTVTAHQGKIRPGDKAIIWVTGPQAGCYALATITSDVVEMAMDEADRVFVLDQAQVLKQKRARIRVEHELSQRPVGWTAIKDLTSMADFKGGNQGTTFTATKEQYDAILQIAIPNNRTMRDPLNKILYGPPGTGKTYKLKAEYFGRYTTHVEALTREQRLTEMVQPLTWWEVVAMVLLDLGPSKTSAIMDHELLRTKAALSNSANVRATVWGTLQMHTVTECELVKYTNRQEPLVFNKKEDSIWEVLPAEADALVPELRVQLKHTKQSDAPGAHQIKRYEFITFHQSFSYEDFIEGIKPGLKGEEFAYDIVPGVFKQLCSRAEKDPANDYAIFIDEINRGNVSAIFGELISLIEEDKRAGMPHALSVLLPYSKRPFSVPPNLHIIGTMNTADRSVEALDTALRRRFSFEECPADHTKLTGLNVGEVALDVLLQVINARIEMLLDRDHHIGHSYFMNWADADKEQKLRQVFKNNIIPLLKEYFYGDPVKVGMVLGPAFVQELNGKENQVWFAKGFKAGEDIEPKPRYAFTDPTDATLVPLKAFLDICDGK, from the coding sequence ATGAAGCTGAACCGAAGTACAGCACCCCGGCTATTTCAAGAAGAATGTTTGGCGGTTTGGGTCTATAACCGGAAGGAAAGCGGGGCTATCACTGCAAGCTTGTCGGAGCTCCGTATTCTGCTGGCCAAGCTGACGTTCCGCAATGAGAACTGGTGGGGTATGAAGCTTCGTAATGCGGCCTCCGCTCTTGGTAATGGACCACCTTCAGGTAACGAGCGCAATTTGACAGAGATCCGCAAGGCGGAAGAGTTGCGCATGAGTGATCCTTCCAAGTCTATTGCCGAATGCATGGGCGCATTCAAGTTGCGCCCAATACGTGCGGAGTTCGCTACGCTTTTTGGAGATACAGTGCCTTATGAGCAGAATGTCGATCAAATAGTCCAAGACTATCGGTCAGAACCTTCCAACGGGTCATCCGATCGACTGTCAAAGCTCTTTGATCAATATGGCGCTTTTGTCAAGGGAAGTGAATATGATGAGATCTACAAATGGCAGATCGCCAAGACGGTACAGGACAACTGGGACCTGGACGCGCCGGATCTGGCGACGATGATCGACCGCAGCTTCAGTCACCGGCATCAGAACTTATGGAGCGGCCAGAATTTCCTGCCCAAGCGGATGCTGCTGGAATGGGCCAAAAGGGACTCTGCGGACTGCCGGTTGGCTCTGCGGCAGCTCATTCATGGAGAAGCTCCATTGGCGGACCGAATGCGCGGATTCGCAGAACATGCGAAAAGGAGCTTGATGGCAGCCCGTCCCGACAAAGAGCTCAGCACCTATCAGGATGTCCGCGCCATGTCGCTTTGGCTCGGCATGGTGCTGCCTGAGAAATTCTACCTGTACAAGGCGAGCACGGTGTCCGGGTTCATCCAGCGAACAGGTCATGCGCCATTGGCCAAGCCGGGCGACAAGTACACAAGCATCGATGCCTACTACGAGCTGTGTGAAGAAGTGCGCGCCTTGCTCCTCGCACGACCGGACATCGTCGAGACGCATCGTTCCATCCGCGATGATAGCTGTCACGCCGATACGGAGCATCACCTGCTGGTGCAGGACTTCATCTACTTCGTAGCCGAACGACCCGAACCTATCGAAGGCGAGCGCCCAGTGCATTACTGGCTCTTTGCTCCCGGCCCGAATGCGACCTATTGGAATGAGTTCCAAGAGAAGGGCATCATGGCACTGGGATGGGACGAGTTGGGCGACTTTGCGCAGTTTGCATCGGTCGCGGAAGTGGCGGATGAGCTCCGTAAACTCGATGGAACCACTGGCTCAAAGAAGAATGATGCGAACGCCGTCTTTGACCTCGTGAACACGATTGCAGTGGGCGATGTCATCATTGCAAAGCGCGGTCGTGAGGAGTATCTCGGGTACGGTATCGTTGATAGTGAACACTATTACGACGAGGGCCGAGCCGCTTACAAGAACTGTCGGCCAGTGAACTGGAAACATACCGGTTCATGGCCTGAAGTGGAGGGACCTATCGTGATGAAGACGCTGACGGATATCACGAAATATCCGGACTACGTGGCCCGTCTGACGGAACTGATCGGTATTGATGGAGCGACCGGATCACCAGTGGTTCGCGAGCCGAACTACTGGGTTTTCCAGGGTAATCCGAAGTATTACGATGCCGCTGGCGCGCTCCGGGCAGGAGCGGCAAAAAGTTGGACTGTAACGGCGCATCAAGGTAAAATCCGACCTGGTGACAAAGCGATCATCTGGGTAACTGGTCCACAGGCGGGGTGCTACGCGCTTGCTACGATCACTTCGGACGTAGTCGAAATGGCCATGGATGAGGCGGACCGTGTATTCGTCCTAGACCAAGCTCAGGTCTTGAAACAGAAACGTGCGAGGATCCGGGTTGAACATGAATTGAGCCAACGCCCAGTGGGTTGGACTGCCATTAAGGATCTGACGTCAATGGCGGACTTCAAAGGTGGCAATCAAGGCACGACGTTCACAGCCACCAAGGAGCAATATGATGCCATTCTTCAGATAGCGATACCCAACAACAGGACAATGAGAGATCCGCTGAACAAGATCCTCTATGGCCCTCCGGGCACGGGCAAGACATACAAACTGAAGGCGGAGTACTTCGGGCGTTATACGACCCATGTTGAAGCGCTGACCCGGGAACAGCGTCTCACCGAAATGGTGCAACCTCTTACTTGGTGGGAGGTGGTCGCGATGGTGCTCTTGGATCTCGGTCCATCGAAGACCAGTGCGATCATGGACCATGAGCTGCTCAGGACCAAGGCCGCACTGAGCAATAGCGCGAACGTACGCGCAACGGTGTGGGGTACCCTGCAGATGCACACGGTGACTGAGTGTGAATTGGTGAAGTACACCAACCGCCAAGAGCCGCTGGTCTTCAATAAGAAGGAGGATTCCATTTGGGAAGTACTGCCCGCGGAAGCGGATGCGCTCGTTCCGGAATTACGAGTACAACTAAAGCATACCAAGCAAAGCGACGCGCCGGGAGCCCATCAGATCAAACGTTACGAGTTCATCACCTTCCACCAAAGCTTCAGCTATGAGGATTTCATCGAGGGGATCAAACCAGGACTCAAGGGTGAGGAGTTCGCCTATGACATAGTACCTGGCGTGTTCAAGCAACTCTGTAGTCGCGCGGAGAAGGACCCTGCTAACGACTACGCCATCTTCATTGACGAGATAAACCGTGGCAATGTCTCGGCCATCTTCGGCGAGCTCATCTCATTGATCGAAGAGGACAAACGCGCGGGCATGCCGCACGCGCTTTCTGTCCTGCTGCCTTATTCGAAGAGGCCCTTCAGTGTGCCGCCCAACCTGCACATCATCGGTACCATGAATACCGCTGATCGCAGCGTGGAGGCACTCGATACTGCATTACGGCGCCGCTTCAGCTTCGAGGAATGTCCAGCTGATCACACCAAGCTCACGGGGCTGAACGTTGGTGAAGTAGCGCTCGACGTTCTCCTGCAGGTCATCAACGCCCGCATCGAGATGTTACTGGACCGCGACCACCACATCGGGCACAGCTATTTCATGAACTGGGCAGATGCGGACAAGGAGCAGAAACTGCGACAGGTGTTCAAGAACAACATCATCCCCCTGTTGAAGGAGTATTTCTATGGCGACCCGGTGAAGGTTGGAATGGTGCTCGGACCAGCCTTTGTGCAAGAACTCAACGGCAAGGAGAACCAAGTATGGTTCGCCAAAGGCTTCAAGGCTGGGGAGGATATCGAGCCCAAGCCACGCTATGCCTTCACCGACCCCACCGATGCAACGCTGGTGCCCCTAAAGGCGTTCCTCGATATCTGTGATGGGAAATAA